Proteins co-encoded in one Cupriavidus nantongensis genomic window:
- a CDS encoding lysoplasmalogenase produces the protein MSWLAAMMPARVREWWLAGAMAGLIYGALLVQVALDLPDGAPLTGHIAMQPAWKTAMAVLLARAAWFHRVPGERRWLVTALLCSALGDFLLALPTLSFSFVGGLGAFLLAHLAYLRLLVPLAGDTRPHRLIACGAMLGVAGTMLGRFWPNLGTLAVPVTLYVGVLAAMVCSALVARLPTPLAALGALCFAASDLMIGIARFLVPFESFQLGIWWTYAAAQVLLVAGLVSGRKQP, from the coding sequence ATGAGCTGGCTTGCCGCGATGATGCCGGCACGCGTGCGCGAGTGGTGGCTCGCGGGCGCGATGGCCGGCCTCATCTATGGCGCGCTGCTGGTGCAGGTGGCGCTGGACCTGCCCGACGGCGCGCCGCTGACCGGGCATATCGCGATGCAACCGGCATGGAAGACGGCGATGGCGGTGCTGCTGGCGCGCGCCGCGTGGTTCCATCGCGTGCCCGGCGAGCGCCGCTGGCTGGTCACGGCGCTGCTGTGCTCCGCGCTGGGCGATTTCCTGCTGGCGCTGCCGACGCTGTCGTTTTCGTTCGTCGGCGGGCTCGGCGCCTTCCTGCTGGCGCACCTGGCCTATCTGCGCCTGCTGGTGCCGCTGGCGGGCGACACCCGCCCGCACCGGCTGATTGCCTGCGGCGCCATGCTCGGCGTGGCGGGCACCATGCTGGGCCGCTTCTGGCCCAACCTCGGCACGCTCGCCGTGCCGGTGACGCTGTACGTGGGCGTGCTCGCCGCGATGGTGTGCAGCGCGCTGGTGGCGCGCCTGCCGACGCCGCTGGCGGCGCTGGGCGCGCTGTGCTTTGCCGCGTCGGACCTGATGATCGGCATCGCGCGCTTCCTGGTGCCGTTCGAATCGTTCCAGCTGGGTATCTGGTGGACCTACGCCGCGGCGCAGGTGCTGCTGGTCGCGGGCCTGGTATCGGGACGCAAGCAGCCATGA
- a CDS encoding OmpW/AlkL family protein has product MKSTYKKMLAAGAVMALTGAAHAQSAGSNIVSMGWFRVMPNSSADPLTVDSIGGRPVGMTRPNTGAEIESADTLGLAFTHFFTDNISGEIVAGIPPKHDVKGTGNYAQYGKLGSVKQWSPALVVKYHFFDAKTKFRPYVGLGVNYTWFTDETITNQNFVNREFAPGARMTASAKPSWNPVFNIGATYAINDNWFVGLSVSYVPISTRASFTTQAGPVTIQSHTKIKIDPVVTYLNVGYRF; this is encoded by the coding sequence ATGAAATCGACCTATAAGAAGATGCTGGCCGCGGGCGCCGTGATGGCGCTGACCGGAGCCGCACACGCGCAGTCCGCGGGCAGCAATATCGTCAGCATGGGCTGGTTCCGCGTGATGCCGAACAGCTCCGCCGATCCGCTCACCGTCGACAGCATCGGCGGCCGCCCGGTCGGCATGACCCGGCCCAACACCGGCGCGGAGATCGAGTCCGCCGACACGCTCGGCCTGGCTTTCACCCATTTCTTTACCGACAACATCTCCGGCGAGATCGTCGCGGGCATTCCGCCCAAGCATGACGTCAAGGGCACGGGCAACTACGCCCAGTACGGCAAGCTCGGCTCGGTCAAGCAGTGGAGTCCGGCGCTGGTGGTCAAGTACCACTTCTTCGACGCCAAGACCAAATTCCGTCCCTATGTCGGCCTCGGCGTGAACTACACCTGGTTCACCGACGAGACCATCACCAACCAGAACTTCGTCAACCGCGAGTTCGCGCCGGGCGCACGCATGACCGCCAGCGCCAAGCCGTCGTGGAACCCGGTGTTCAATATCGGCGCCACCTACGCCATCAACGACAACTGGTTCGTCGGGCTGTCGGTGTCCTATGTGCCGATTTCGACCCGGGCATCGTTCACCACCCAGGCGGGTCCGGTGACGATCCAGTCGCACACCAAGATCAAGATCGATCCGGTGGTGACGTACCTGAACGTGGGCTACCGCTTCTGA
- a CDS encoding TetR/AcrR family transcriptional regulator, with protein MPPTRQSAEPTEPPVVPTSPAPVARNRRGLETRERVLAVTRGLISAHGYAEVTLDQISAEAGVAKSSLLWHFGSKEMLLAEAATSLFRQIGEELGAEPHRGRTAARRLENSFDRIADYLSANPEAKGVVLSLLFSGSVPASVREEIRRSWDSHVQDLVAALSAPGRPLPAPMARLMIATIHGCYCHWYASDRSEPIADFLAPARELFGDWLRERDRER; from the coding sequence ATGCCCCCGACCCGCCAGTCCGCCGAGCCCACCGAGCCCCCCGTAGTGCCCACCTCCCCCGCCCCGGTCGCCAGGAACCGGCGCGGGCTGGAAACGCGCGAGCGCGTGCTCGCGGTCACGCGCGGGCTGATCAGCGCGCATGGCTACGCCGAGGTGACGCTCGACCAGATTTCCGCCGAGGCCGGCGTGGCCAAGAGCAGCCTGCTGTGGCATTTCGGCAGCAAGGAGATGCTGCTGGCGGAGGCCGCCACCAGCCTGTTCCGGCAGATCGGCGAAGAACTGGGTGCCGAGCCGCACCGCGGCAGGACCGCGGCGCGGCGGCTCGAGAACAGCTTCGACCGGATCGCCGACTATCTCAGCGCCAATCCCGAGGCCAAGGGCGTGGTGCTGTCGCTGCTGTTCTCCGGCAGCGTGCCGGCCAGCGTGCGCGAGGAAATCCGCCGCAGCTGGGACAGCCATGTGCAGGACCTGGTCGCGGCGCTGTCGGCTCCCGGCCGTCCGCTGCCGGCACCGATGGCGCGCCTGATGATCGCCACCATCCACGGCTGCTACTGCCACTGGTACGCCAGCGACCGCAGCGAACCGATTGCCGACTTCCTGGCGCCGGCGCGCGAGCTGTTCGGCGACTGGCTGCGCGAGCGCGACCGCGAGCGCTGA
- a CDS encoding delta(1)-pyrroline-2-carboxylate reductase family protein — MSLVALDAAATAARLPYPELAQAIADMLAELRDGTAMAPPRIALPVGDALQGAGTLLVMPARNRELVMTKNITVHPGNPQRGLPSILGEVVVADAHTGARIAMLDGPTVTGRRTAAVSLLAAQRFAARPDGELLIVGAGVQALTHLEAFVAGLGVRRLWLHSRTRDKAEALAAHARTLGVEAQVAESVAAVLPRVSMVVTVTSSRSPVLPDLDSGLWRDHHFIAAVGAFRPDMCELPPALCHAAADHGRLLADTLFGIEDEAGDLLQAGIDWAAVQPFESAILQADAIRARAGSPLVFKSVGYALWDLAACVLVSRA; from the coding sequence ATGTCCCTCGTTGCCCTCGATGCCGCCGCCACCGCGGCGCGCCTGCCTTATCCCGAACTGGCGCAAGCCATCGCCGACATGCTGGCCGAACTGCGCGACGGCACCGCCATGGCGCCGCCGCGCATCGCGCTGCCGGTCGGCGATGCGCTGCAGGGCGCGGGCACGCTGCTGGTGATGCCCGCGCGCAACCGCGAGCTGGTGATGACCAAGAACATCACCGTGCATCCCGGCAACCCGCAGCGCGGCCTGCCCAGCATCCTCGGCGAAGTGGTGGTGGCCGACGCGCATACCGGCGCGCGCATCGCCATGCTCGACGGACCCACGGTGACGGGGCGGCGCACCGCGGCGGTGTCGCTGCTGGCGGCGCAGCGCTTTGCCGCGCGCCCCGATGGCGAGCTGCTGATCGTCGGCGCGGGGGTGCAGGCGCTGACGCACCTGGAGGCCTTCGTCGCCGGGCTGGGCGTGCGCCGGCTGTGGCTGCATTCGCGCACGCGCGACAAGGCCGAGGCGCTCGCCGCGCATGCACGCACGCTGGGCGTGGAAGCGCAGGTGGCCGAGTCGGTCGCGGCGGTATTGCCGCGCGTGTCGATGGTGGTCACGGTGACGTCGAGCCGCAGCCCGGTGCTGCCGGACCTCGACAGCGGCCTCTGGCGCGACCATCACTTCATTGCCGCGGTCGGCGCGTTCCGGCCCGACATGTGCGAGCTGCCGCCGGCGCTGTGCCATGCCGCCGCCGACCATGGCCGGCTGCTGGCCGATACCCTGTTCGGCATCGAGGACGAGGCCGGCGACCTGCTGCAGGCCGGCATCGACTGGGCCGCCGTGCAGCCGTTCGAGAGCGCGATCCTGCAGGCCGACGCGATCCGCGCGCGCGCCGGCAGCCCGCTGGTGTTCAAGAGCGTGGGTTATGCGCTGTGGGACCTGGCCGCGTGCGTGCTCGTCAGCCGCGCCTGA
- a CDS encoding alkyl/aryl-sulfatase, which yields MPYPTRFAATAAAAALAVTFSLAGTAVAATATAAPGAGKPATDATARANAAVLQQLPFQDQRDFDAARRGFIGTLDSTEIRDAKGNVVWSLEPYAFLKADTAPPTVNPSLWRQARLNLHHGLFQVTDRIYQVRGFDIANMTIIEGESGLIVIDPLTATETSRAGLELYYRHRPKKPVVAVIYTHSHADHFGGVKGVISDEDVKAGRVKVLAPEGFTEEAVSENVFAGNAMSRRAQYMYGFNLPRSATGQVDVGLGKAVAHGTLTLIPPTDLIHKTGETRTIDGVQIEFLMAPGTEAPAEMLMYFPQWKALCAAEDATHNLHNLYTIRGAQVRDANLWWRALDETIDRYGARTDVLFAQHHWPTWGRQEIVTYLGKQRDGYKYIHDQSLRLANQGYVPAEIAERVKLPPSLASEWHLRDYYGTVSHNAKAVYQRYLGWYDANPANLNPLPPEEAGKRYVEFMGGAARVLEQARAAYARGEYRWVAEVVKHVVFADPSNQAARQLQADALEQLGYQAESSTWRNAYLSGAAELRSGPPKTGRRTGSPDVLRAMTDTMFLDYLAISLNGDRAAGKTLALNWVQPDTGKRFALTVENGVFRYKADAQHAAPQATLTMPRAVLMAVLAGQTTLQAETQAGRARVEGDPQALAAWAGLMDKSEPNFAIVTP from the coding sequence ATGCCGTATCCGACCCGCTTTGCCGCCACCGCCGCCGCCGCTGCGCTGGCCGTCACCTTCAGCCTTGCCGGGACCGCCGTTGCCGCCACCGCCACCGCCGCACCCGGCGCCGGCAAGCCCGCCACCGATGCCACCGCCCGTGCCAACGCCGCGGTGCTGCAACAGCTGCCGTTCCAGGACCAGCGCGACTTCGACGCGGCGCGCCGCGGCTTTATCGGCACGCTCGACAGCACCGAAATCCGCGACGCCAAAGGCAACGTGGTGTGGTCGCTCGAACCGTACGCGTTCCTCAAGGCGGATACCGCGCCCCCCACCGTCAATCCCAGCCTGTGGCGGCAGGCCCGGCTCAACCTGCACCACGGCCTGTTCCAGGTGACGGACCGCATCTACCAGGTGCGCGGCTTCGATATCGCCAACATGACCATCATCGAGGGCGAGTCCGGCCTGATCGTGATCGACCCGCTGACCGCGACCGAGACCTCGCGCGCCGGCCTCGAGCTTTACTACCGGCACCGGCCGAAGAAGCCGGTGGTGGCGGTGATCTACACCCACAGCCATGCCGACCACTTCGGCGGCGTCAAGGGCGTCATCAGCGACGAAGACGTCAAGGCCGGCCGGGTCAAGGTGCTGGCGCCGGAAGGCTTCACGGAGGAAGCCGTCAGCGAGAACGTCTTCGCCGGCAACGCCATGAGCCGCCGCGCGCAGTACATGTATGGCTTCAACCTGCCGCGCTCGGCCACCGGCCAGGTCGACGTGGGCCTGGGCAAGGCGGTCGCGCACGGCACGCTGACGCTGATCCCGCCGACCGACCTGATCCACAAGACCGGCGAGACCCGCACCATCGACGGCGTGCAGATCGAGTTCCTGATGGCGCCGGGCACAGAGGCGCCGGCCGAGATGCTGATGTACTTCCCGCAGTGGAAAGCCTTGTGCGCGGCCGAGGACGCCACCCACAACCTGCACAACCTCTACACCATCCGCGGCGCCCAGGTGCGCGATGCCAACCTGTGGTGGCGCGCGCTGGACGAGACCATCGACCGCTACGGCGCCCGCACCGACGTGCTGTTCGCCCAGCACCACTGGCCGACCTGGGGCCGCCAGGAAATCGTCACTTACCTGGGCAAGCAGCGCGACGGCTACAAGTACATCCACGACCAGTCGCTGCGGCTGGCCAACCAGGGCTACGTGCCGGCCGAGATCGCCGAGCGCGTGAAGCTGCCGCCGTCGCTGGCGAGCGAGTGGCACCTGCGCGACTACTACGGCACCGTCAGCCACAACGCCAAGGCGGTGTACCAGCGCTACCTGGGCTGGTACGACGCCAACCCGGCCAACCTGAACCCGCTGCCGCCGGAAGAGGCGGGCAAGCGCTATGTCGAATTCATGGGCGGCGCGGCGCGCGTGCTGGAGCAGGCCCGCGCCGCCTATGCGCGCGGCGAGTATCGCTGGGTGGCGGAGGTGGTCAAGCACGTGGTCTTTGCCGACCCGTCCAACCAGGCGGCGCGCCAGCTGCAGGCCGATGCGCTGGAGCAGCTTGGCTACCAGGCGGAATCGTCGACCTGGCGCAACGCCTACCTGAGCGGCGCGGCCGAACTGCGCAGCGGCCCGCCCAAGACCGGCCGCCGCACCGGCAGCCCGGACGTGCTGCGCGCGATGACCGACACCATGTTCCTGGACTACCTGGCGATCAGCCTGAACGGCGACCGCGCCGCCGGCAAGACGCTGGCGCTGAACTGGGTACAGCCGGACACCGGCAAGCGCTTTGCGCTGACCGTGGAGAACGGCGTGTTCCGCTACAAGGCCGACGCCCAGCACGCCGCCCCGCAGGCCACGCTGACCATGCCGCGCGCCGTGCTGATGGCCGTGCTGGCCGGCCAGACCACGCTGCAGGCCGAGACCCAGGCCGGCCGCGCGCGCGTCGAGGGCGACCCGCAGGCGCTGGCGGCGTGGGCCGGGCTGATGGACAAGTCCGAGCCGAACTTCGCCATCGTTACGCCCTGA
- a CDS encoding heavy-metal-associated domain-containing protein yields the protein MIQFQVEGMTCNHCVGAITRAVLAVDPAARVSADVPAQSVRVDSDADTQELREAIEEAGYPVRSVA from the coding sequence ATGATCCAGTTCCAGGTAGAAGGCATGACGTGCAACCACTGCGTCGGCGCCATCACCCGTGCCGTGCTTGCCGTCGACCCCGCCGCGCGCGTCAGCGCGGATGTGCCGGCCCAATCTGTTCGCGTCGACAGCGACGCCGACACGCAGGAGCTGCGCGAGGCCATCGAGGAAGCCGGCTATCCGGTCAGGTCGGTGGCCTGA
- the pbpC gene encoding penicillin-binding protein 1C produces the protein MTPRLALVAMAAALAWSTPAAALPSFAQVRADWRSADVVVLDRDGEPVGRVRDDFRARRGDWVALADTSPALRTAIVLSEDRRFYAHSGVDWHGVAAAAWANLWNTRTRGASTLTMQLAGLLDEDLRRPGAPGQGRSLTQKLGQAAGAAVLERSWSKDQILEAYLNLVPFRGELVGLSAMSQVLFGKYPDGLDAREAALAVALVRAPNARAAQVASRACGILREMRLPRECDGLEGFAQLALLRTGPVAQRAAAAAPSAGFRQLAPHLSRHLVSEARAQLPAGAAMPARIASTLDARLQRAAVASLDRHLRELAGRNVEDGAVVVVDNASGDVLAYVGSSGALSGAAQVDHAAALRQAGSTLKPFLYEQALEERRLTAASLLDDRPVNLPVGGGLYVPQNYDHRYAGWVSLRASLAASLNVPAVRTLVMVTPHRFHKRLVALGLPLTEAGDYYGYSLALGSADVSLLALTNAYRALANGGNYAPPRLRQGAPAVAAKPVMQPGASYVIADILSDRHARARTFGLDSPLTTRFWTAVKTGTSKDMRDNWCIGWSQHYTVGVWVGNASGASMRDVSGVSGAAPVWHDVMEVLHRARPSQAPAMPAGVERVALRFHDGLEPARDEVFLAGTAVRHVSVAAPAARPGAPMIATPADGTVFALDPDMPPAAQRVWFHAQGVAGQSARAVIWRMDGKPLGRGGEVAWLPWPGRHQVELLDAAGKVVDRIGIEVRGASVRAPVPTSRR, from the coding sequence ATGACACCGCGCCTGGCTTTGGTTGCGATGGCGGCGGCGCTGGCCTGGTCCACGCCGGCCGCGGCCTTGCCGAGCTTCGCGCAAGTGCGCGCCGACTGGCGCAGTGCCGACGTGGTGGTGCTGGACCGCGACGGCGAGCCGGTCGGCCGCGTGCGCGACGACTTCCGCGCACGCCGCGGCGACTGGGTAGCGCTGGCCGACACCTCGCCCGCGCTGCGCACGGCGATCGTGCTGTCGGAGGACCGGCGCTTCTATGCGCATAGCGGCGTCGACTGGCACGGCGTGGCCGCGGCCGCCTGGGCCAACCTGTGGAACACGCGCACGCGCGGGGCTTCCACGCTGACGATGCAGCTGGCCGGGCTGCTCGATGAAGACCTGCGCCGCCCGGGCGCGCCGGGGCAGGGGCGCAGCCTGACGCAGAAGCTGGGGCAGGCCGCCGGCGCCGCGGTGCTGGAGCGTAGCTGGAGCAAGGACCAGATCCTCGAGGCCTACCTGAACCTGGTGCCGTTCCGCGGCGAACTGGTGGGGCTGTCGGCGATGTCGCAGGTGCTGTTCGGCAAATATCCCGACGGCCTCGATGCGCGCGAAGCGGCGCTGGCGGTGGCGCTGGTGCGCGCGCCCAATGCCCGCGCCGCGCAGGTGGCCAGCCGCGCCTGCGGCATCCTGCGCGAGATGCGGCTGCCGCGCGAGTGCGACGGCCTGGAAGGATTTGCGCAACTGGCGCTGCTGCGCACCGGCCCGGTGGCGCAGCGCGCCGCGGCGGCCGCGCCGTCGGCGGGGTTCAGGCAGCTGGCGCCGCACCTGTCGCGGCACCTGGTCAGCGAGGCCCGCGCGCAGCTGCCGGCCGGCGCCGCGATGCCGGCGCGCATCGCGTCGACGCTCGACGCCCGCCTGCAACGCGCTGCCGTGGCCAGCCTGGACCGGCACCTGCGCGAACTGGCGGGGCGCAATGTCGAGGACGGCGCGGTGGTGGTGGTCGACAACGCCAGCGGCGACGTGCTCGCCTACGTGGGCTCGTCCGGCGCGCTGTCAGGCGCCGCGCAGGTGGACCACGCGGCGGCGCTGCGCCAGGCGGGATCGACGCTCAAGCCGTTCCTGTACGAGCAGGCGCTGGAAGAGAGGCGGCTGACCGCGGCCTCGCTGCTCGATGACCGGCCGGTGAACCTGCCGGTCGGCGGCGGGCTCTACGTGCCGCAGAACTACGACCACCGCTATGCCGGCTGGGTCAGCCTGCGCGCGTCGCTGGCGGCATCGCTGAACGTGCCGGCGGTGCGCACGCTGGTGATGGTGACCCCGCACCGCTTTCACAAGCGCCTGGTGGCGCTGGGGCTGCCGCTGACCGAGGCGGGCGACTACTACGGCTACAGCCTGGCGCTGGGCAGCGCGGATGTGTCGCTGCTGGCGCTGACCAATGCCTATCGCGCGCTGGCCAATGGCGGCAACTACGCGCCACCGCGCTTGCGGCAAGGGGCGCCGGCGGTGGCGGCGAAGCCCGTGATGCAGCCGGGCGCCAGCTACGTGATCGCCGACATCCTGTCAGACCGCCACGCCCGCGCCCGCACCTTCGGCCTCGACAGCCCGCTCACCACGCGCTTCTGGACCGCGGTCAAGACCGGCACCAGCAAGGACATGCGCGACAACTGGTGCATCGGCTGGTCGCAGCACTACACCGTGGGCGTGTGGGTCGGCAATGCCAGCGGCGCCAGCATGCGCGACGTGTCCGGGGTGTCGGGCGCGGCCCCGGTGTGGCACGACGTGATGGAAGTCCTGCACCGCGCGCGTCCCAGCCAGGCGCCGGCCATGCCTGCCGGCGTGGAGCGCGTGGCGCTGCGCTTCCACGACGGGCTGGAGCCCGCGCGCGATGAAGTGTTCCTGGCTGGCACCGCGGTCCGGCACGTCAGCGTGGCGGCGCCCGCCGCGCGTCCGGGCGCGCCCATGATCGCCACGCCGGCCGACGGCACGGTGTTTGCGCTCGATCCCGACATGCCGCCGGCGGCGCAGCGGGTGTGGTTCCATGCGCAGGGCGTGGCTGGCCAGTCGGCACGCGCGGTCATCTGGCGCATGGACGGCAAGCCGTTGGGGCGGGGCGGAGAGGTGGCGTGGCTGCCCTGGCCGGGGCGCCACCAGGTCGAGCTGCTCGATGCCGCCGGCAAGGTGGTCGACCGCATCGGCATCGAAGTGCGCGGCGCTTCGGTGCGCGCGCCCGTGCCCACGTCCCGTCGCTGA